A stretch of the Solanum dulcamara chromosome 6, daSolDulc1.2, whole genome shotgun sequence genome encodes the following:
- the LOC129892263 gene encoding uncharacterized protein LOC129892263, translating to MSSSSRAWVAAVSVGVVETLKDQGLCRFNYTIRAINQHAKNNLRSYSQAKKISSQSSSSLVSANSKAKQSEESLRKVMYLSCWGPY from the coding sequence ATGAGTTCATCAAGCAGGGCATGGGTTGCAGCAGTAAGTGTGGGAGTAGTAGAGACACTAAAAGATCAAGGACTGTGTAGGTTTAATTACACAATCAGAGCCATAAATCAGCACGCAAAAAACAATCTAAGGTCATATTCACAGGCCAAGAAGATCTCTTctcaatcttcttcttctttggttTCTGCTAACAGTAAAGCAAAGCAATCTGAGGAATCTCTGAGAAAAGTCATGTATTTGAGCTGTTGGGGTCCTTATTGA
- the LOC129892351 gene encoding uncharacterized protein LOC129892351, with product MSSASRAWIAATSVGVVEALKDQGLCRWNYTIRALQQHAKNNLRSYSHAKKLSSQSSSLVSTKSGMKESEESFRKVMYLSCWGPN from the coding sequence ATGAGTTCAGCAAGCAGAGCATGGATTGCAGCAACTAGCGTGGGAGTAGTAGAGGCCCTGAAAGATCAAGGACTGTGTAGGTGGAATTACACCATCAGAGCCCTACAACAGCACGCAAAGAACAATCTACGGTCATATTCACATGCCAAGAAGTTGTCTTCTCAATCTTCTTCTTTGGTTTCTACAAAAAGTGGAATGAAGGAGTCTGAAGAGTCTTTTAGGAAAGTCATGTACTTGAGCTGTTGGGGTCCCAATTAA